In Salmo trutta chromosome 28, fSalTru1.1, whole genome shotgun sequence, one DNA window encodes the following:
- the LOC115165358 gene encoding small nuclear ribonucleoprotein G, whose translation MSKAHPPELKKFMDKKLSLKLNGGRQVQGVLRGFDPFMNLVMDDCLEMAPGGIQNTIGMVVIRGNSIIMLEALERV comes from the exons ATGAGTAAAGCACACCCACCAGAGTTGAAAAA GTTCATGGACAAGAAGCTTTCTC TGAAGCTGAACGGTGGCAGGCAGGTCCAAGGAGTCCTGCGAGGATTTGACCCCTTCATGAACTTGGTGATGGATGACTGCTTGGAGATGGCCCCTGGGGGAATACAGAACACGATAGGCATGGTG GTAATCAGAGGAAACAGCATCATCATGTTGGAGGCACTTGAGAGAGTATGA
- the LOC115165360 gene encoding zinc finger protein 667-like isoform X1 gives MATVLQGNENKVLVPWLKMDAVPCSWNTTRVQESFARTKPASDALTKLAKLVAQKQESKSQNQLLPDVCPCVCAECSQGFSDMAELLHHQQGEHALPKRHRCLSCGKEFSLLSSLQLHKCIHDAAPCQLCCGKPQLDAPCNACKGSTSDSQSVQDKSLHHQSHHHDSRSYACAPCGKGFSQKQALLHHQQAGCSKSASRTAKVVSPPADSPSPESALSDSSPPDSPPSDSPSPDATSAPVPDRPNQCQLCYKSFRSGAGLACHQRSTHQKEWSISKYLQPKGRSTNGVSRKSKQKSQLLSCRSCDRVFPSTAKLYLHRQESHSREKDIRRDPRPLISKRRKRETYPCDVCGKVFLHHLSLKAHVKNHSQEPPSHVQQVGKAAKETKLAEKMPKKTKSNLSRKMRGTLVKVSRGRPKKIPMKEEEGEFPCPSCAEVFSLQSALKEHEELHQPTGSMRQCSVCNQGMSISKKPRAKLRRAYHCVPCLKAFVTLDTFLQHCQNHLVVSGDEERSYSDTDGKI, from the exons ATGGCTACGGTGCTACAGGGAAATGAAAACAAAGTTTTG GTGCCTTGGTTGAAGATGGATGCAGTTCCTTGCAGTTGGAACACTACAAGAGTTCAGGAGTCATTTGCTCGGACTAAGCCTGCATCAGACGCGCTAACAAAGCTGGCAAAACTTGTGGCACAAAAGCAAGAGAGTAAAAGCCAAAACCAACTTCTGCCTgatgtgtgcccgtgtgtgtgcgCAGAGTGCAGCCAGGGATTCTCTGACATGGCCGAATTATTGCACCACCAACAGGGAGAACATGCCTTACCTAAGCGTCACCGATGCCTTTCCTGTGGCAAGGAGTTTTCTCTCCTATCCTCTTTGCAGTTGCACAAGTGCATTCATGATGCTGCTCCTTGTCAGCTCTGTTGTGGTAAACCTCAGCTAGATGCTCCATGCAATGCATGCAAGGGTTCAACCTCAGACTCTCAGAGTGTCCAGGATAAGTCCCTTCATCACCAGTCCCACCATCATGATAGCAGATCATATGCCTGTGCTCCATGTGGTAAAGGCTTTAGCCAAAAGCAAGCACTGCTTCACCATCAGCAGGCTGGCTGTAGTAAATCTGCCTCACGAACTGCAAAGGTTGTCAGCCCTCCCGCTGACTCTCCCTCGCCTGAATCTGCCCTGTCAGACTCTTCACCCCCTGACTCTCCCCCCTCGGACTCTCCTTCCCCTGATGCCACTAGTGCCCCAGTTCCTGACAGGCCAAACCAATGCCAACTTTGCTACAAGAGCTTTCGCTCAGGGGCTGGCCTTGCCTGCCATCAGCGATCCACGCATCAGAAGGAGTGGAGTATCTCTAAGTATCTCCAGCCAAAAGGAAGAAGCACAAATGGGGTAAGTAGAAAGTCCAAGCAGAAGAGTCAACTCCTCTCCTGTCGTTCCTGTGACAGGGTCTTCCCAAGCACTGCCAAGCTGTACTTGCACAGACAAGAGTCCCACAGCAGAGAAAAGGATATCAGAAGAGATCCAAGGCCGCTGATTAGCAAGCGGAGGAAAAGAGAGACTTACCCATGTGATGTTTGTGGTAAAGTGTTCTTGCACCACTTGTCACTTAAAGCACATGTCAAGAACCATAGTCAAGAACCACCAAGCCATGTTCAGCAGGTTGGGAAAGCAGCCAAGGAGACCAAGTTAGCTGAGAAGATGCCAAAAAAGACTAAAAGCAACCTATCACGGAAGATGAGAGGAACTTTGGTCAAGGTTAGCAGAGGGAGACCAAAGAAAATTCccatgaaagaggaagagggagagttTCCTTGCCCATCTTGTGCTGAGGTGTTTTCTTTGCAGTctgccctgaaggagcatgaGGAGCTGCATCAGCCTACAGGGAGTATGAGACAGTGCAGCGTGTGCAATCAGGGCATGAGTATCTCTAAGAAGCCTAGGGCCAAGCTTCGGAGGGCCTACCATTGTGTGCCCTGCCTGAAGGCTTTTGTAACACTGGACACTTTCTTACAACACTGCCAAAATCACCTCGTTGTCAGTGGTGATGAGGAGAGGAGCTATTCAGACACTGATGGCAAAATCTGA
- the LOC115165360 gene encoding zinc finger protein 616-like isoform X2 encodes MDAVPCSWNTTRVQESFARTKPASDALTKLAKLVAQKQESKSQNQLLPDVCPCVCAECSQGFSDMAELLHHQQGEHALPKRHRCLSCGKEFSLLSSLQLHKCIHDAAPCQLCCGKPQLDAPCNACKGSTSDSQSVQDKSLHHQSHHHDSRSYACAPCGKGFSQKQALLHHQQAGCSKSASRTAKVVSPPADSPSPESALSDSSPPDSPPSDSPSPDATSAPVPDRPNQCQLCYKSFRSGAGLACHQRSTHQKEWSISKYLQPKGRSTNGVSRKSKQKSQLLSCRSCDRVFPSTAKLYLHRQESHSREKDIRRDPRPLISKRRKRETYPCDVCGKVFLHHLSLKAHVKNHSQEPPSHVQQVGKAAKETKLAEKMPKKTKSNLSRKMRGTLVKVSRGRPKKIPMKEEEGEFPCPSCAEVFSLQSALKEHEELHQPTGSMRQCSVCNQGMSISKKPRAKLRRAYHCVPCLKAFVTLDTFLQHCQNHLVVSGDEERSYSDTDGKI; translated from the coding sequence ATGGATGCAGTTCCTTGCAGTTGGAACACTACAAGAGTTCAGGAGTCATTTGCTCGGACTAAGCCTGCATCAGACGCGCTAACAAAGCTGGCAAAACTTGTGGCACAAAAGCAAGAGAGTAAAAGCCAAAACCAACTTCTGCCTgatgtgtgcccgtgtgtgtgcgCAGAGTGCAGCCAGGGATTCTCTGACATGGCCGAATTATTGCACCACCAACAGGGAGAACATGCCTTACCTAAGCGTCACCGATGCCTTTCCTGTGGCAAGGAGTTTTCTCTCCTATCCTCTTTGCAGTTGCACAAGTGCATTCATGATGCTGCTCCTTGTCAGCTCTGTTGTGGTAAACCTCAGCTAGATGCTCCATGCAATGCATGCAAGGGTTCAACCTCAGACTCTCAGAGTGTCCAGGATAAGTCCCTTCATCACCAGTCCCACCATCATGATAGCAGATCATATGCCTGTGCTCCATGTGGTAAAGGCTTTAGCCAAAAGCAAGCACTGCTTCACCATCAGCAGGCTGGCTGTAGTAAATCTGCCTCACGAACTGCAAAGGTTGTCAGCCCTCCCGCTGACTCTCCCTCGCCTGAATCTGCCCTGTCAGACTCTTCACCCCCTGACTCTCCCCCCTCGGACTCTCCTTCCCCTGATGCCACTAGTGCCCCAGTTCCTGACAGGCCAAACCAATGCCAACTTTGCTACAAGAGCTTTCGCTCAGGGGCTGGCCTTGCCTGCCATCAGCGATCCACGCATCAGAAGGAGTGGAGTATCTCTAAGTATCTCCAGCCAAAAGGAAGAAGCACAAATGGGGTAAGTAGAAAGTCCAAGCAGAAGAGTCAACTCCTCTCCTGTCGTTCCTGTGACAGGGTCTTCCCAAGCACTGCCAAGCTGTACTTGCACAGACAAGAGTCCCACAGCAGAGAAAAGGATATCAGAAGAGATCCAAGGCCGCTGATTAGCAAGCGGAGGAAAAGAGAGACTTACCCATGTGATGTTTGTGGTAAAGTGTTCTTGCACCACTTGTCACTTAAAGCACATGTCAAGAACCATAGTCAAGAACCACCAAGCCATGTTCAGCAGGTTGGGAAAGCAGCCAAGGAGACCAAGTTAGCTGAGAAGATGCCAAAAAAGACTAAAAGCAACCTATCACGGAAGATGAGAGGAACTTTGGTCAAGGTTAGCAGAGGGAGACCAAAGAAAATTCccatgaaagaggaagagggagagttTCCTTGCCCATCTTGTGCTGAGGTGTTTTCTTTGCAGTctgccctgaaggagcatgaGGAGCTGCATCAGCCTACAGGGAGTATGAGACAGTGCAGCGTGTGCAATCAGGGCATGAGTATCTCTAAGAAGCCTAGGGCCAAGCTTCGGAGGGCCTACCATTGTGTGCCCTGCCTGAAGGCTTTTGTAACACTGGACACTTTCTTACAACACTGCCAAAATCACCTCGTTGTCAGTGGTGATGAGGAGAGGAGCTATTCAGACACTGATGGCAAAATCTGA